The following proteins are co-located in the Triticum aestivum cultivar Chinese Spring chromosome 1A, IWGSC CS RefSeq v2.1, whole genome shotgun sequence genome:
- the LOC123064344 gene encoding protein MLN51 homolog gives MADREEEKAEAAVREGEEEQGQEQQEEEEYESDLDDAPLPAVRRRAAASDEEEEDEEGEGLPLPRRGAGSGAESDGQGAAEEYGEEYEEEYEEEYEEVYEDFEQGRGGAAAQAVAAPREAAEGAEEGGEAKEAAAAGEEGEEGKKESEPFAVPTAGAFYMHDDRFQESRGGRGRGRRTLSNRNLWNPKEEEAWVHDRFDEMHPRGYHNGNMRNPRGRSGGRVGGPGGRTRGVGRGNFRGNRSRAHNHDGNQNYSYVPKGSLVSLDNTKNAGPVLREHRKNRAPKSSHARNDDVDNFDVVPKESHTYNDGSRSRKATPSVIRGRGSRRYQPRRSTTEISSEQNDKSQKPENALSNANLGKHQPQNSNSWPEQGFPNKQSFASNLNSASPPFYPSRPSHQEQLIGQRGNAQPSTTSRPFSPPIGMEHVSPTPQNAPLLRGKAFVPKGTNIQSSPSSSNTQSTLRMPTQMLGAQFGSSGRMPSFTQPTPTVLTEDTGVSSPNGSNEAVTRLTVNGQPGGQGEERASFPYGGGHVLGATGGLSLGDKGFHGTPALFPVMQFGGQHPGVPGVPSIGMALPGFVSQQQHGVSNSEMAWLPILSGSAGGLGATYGSPYFAMDGSYYSRPSEQASSSVNPREPSASNAPSQLKPPQITEVVNDEPSQRQNKPRRYSQMNLGQ, from the exons ATGGCCGAcagggaggaggagaaggcggaggccgccgtgcgggagggggaggaggagcaggggcaggagcagcaggaggaggaggagtacgagAGCGACCTGGACGACGCGCCCCTCCCGGCGGTGAGGCGCCGGGCCGCGGCGagcgacgaggaagaggaggatgaggagggcGAGGGCTTGCCGTTGCCGCGGAGAGGGGCCGGATCCGGCGCGGAGTCCGACGGGCAGGGCGCCGCCGAGGAGTACGGCGAGGAGTACGAGGAGGAGTATGAGGAGGAGTACGAGGAGGTGTACGAGGATTTCGAGCAGGGGCGTGGCGGGGCGgccgcccaggcggttgccgcgcCGAGAGAGGCGGCGGAGGGGGCCGAGGAGGGAGGGGAAgccaaggaggcggcggcggcgggagaggagggggaggaggggaagaaggAGAGCGAGCCCTTTGCCGTGCCGACGGCGGGCGCCTTCTACATGCACGACGACCGCTTCCAGGAGtcccgcggcggccgcggccgcggaaG GAGAACACTGAGTAATAGGAACTTGTGGAATCCTAAAGAGGAGGAAGCTTGGGTCCATGACAGATTTGATGAGATGCATCCACGTGGTTATCATAATGGCAAT ATGAGAAATCCAAGGGGCCGCTCTGGAGGGCGTGTTGGTGGACCTGGCGGTAGGACTCGTGGTGTTGGCCGTGGTAATTTCAGAGGCAACAGGTCTCGAGCGCATAATCATGATGGTAACCAGAACTACAGCTATGTTCCAAAGGGATCTCTAGTTTCCCTTGATAATACAAAAAATGCTGGACCAGTCCTGCGTGAGCACAGGAAGAACAGAGCTCCTAAATCGTCTCATGCTCGCAATGATGATGTTGATAACTTTGATGTGGTTCCAAAAGAATCTCACACTTATAATGACGGTTCCAGAAGTCGTAAGGCCACACCAAGCGTAATTCGTGGCAGAGGCTCTAGACGTTACCAACCACGTCGCAGTACTACTGAGATATCTTCAGAGCAAAATGATAA ATCACAGAAACCTGAAAATGCTTTATCAAATGCAAATTTGGGGAAACACCAACCTCAGAATTCAAATTCTTGGCCTGAGCAAGGTTTTCCTAATAAGCAATCCTTTGCATCAAACTTGAATTCAGCCTCGCCGCCATTTTACCCTTCAAGGCCGTCCCACCAGGAACAACTGATTGGTCAAAGGGGGAATGCACAACCTAGTACCACTAGTAGACCCTTCTCACCCCCCATTGGTATGGAACATGTTTCTCCAACCCCACAAAATGCCCCCCTGTTGAGAGGGAAGGCTTTCGTACCGAAGGGCACAAATATACAgtcatctccatcatcatcaaaTACCCAATCCACACTAAGGATGCCAACCCAGATGTTGGGTGCACAATTTGGTAGTAGTGGTCGAATGCCATCTTTCACACAACCTACGCCTACAGTTTTGACTGAAGACACTGGTGTTTCTTCACCTAATGGATCAAATGAAGCTGTTACTCGATTGACGGTGAATGGGCAACCTGGTGGCCAGGGAGAAGAGCGTGCTTCTTTTCCCTATGGTGGAGGTCATGTTCTCGGAGCTACAGGAGGCCTTTCACTTGGTGACAAAGGTTTCCATGGCACCCCCGCACTCTTTCCAG TTATGCAGTTTGGAGGCCAGCATCCAGGTGTGCCTGGTGTTCCTTCAATCGGTATGGCTTTACCAGGATTTGTGTCTCAGCAACAACATGGCGTCAGCAATTCTGAGATGGCTTG GCTGCCAATATTGTCCGGTTCCGCTGGAGGTTTAGGAGCAACTTATGGCTCACCTTATTTTGCCATGGATGGAAGCTATTATTCCCGACCTTCTGAGCAGGCATCTTCTTCAGTTAATCCTAG AGAACCTAGTGCAAGTAATGCGCCGTCTCAGTTGAAGCCCCCACAAATAACAG AAGTTGTAAATGATGAGCCTAGTCAACGCCAAAATAAACCTCGCCG ATACTCGCAGATGAACCTTGGCCAGTGA
- the LOC123179936 gene encoding uncharacterized protein — protein sequence MAMRRRLWRMGGRVLNCFAACVGAGAGAGCGCLCARVLGDEVEERKALVSGSSQVVRLSDLIVERTSSSRTLGFHLQPKTVELRVSMHCYGCAKKVHKHISKMEGVTWFEVDLEHKKVVVTGDVTPLEVLQSVSKVKLAQLWMPPQPC from the exons ATGGCGATGAGGCGGCGGCTGTGGCGCATGGGCGGCAGGGTGCTCAACTGCTTCGCCGCGTGCGTGGGCGCCGGGGCCGGCGCCGGCTGCGGCTGCCTTTGCGCGCGGGTGCTGGGGGATGAGGTGGAGGAGCGGAAGGCCCTGGTGAGCGGGAGCAGCCAGGTGGTGAGGCTCAGCGACCTCATCGTCGAGCGCACGTCGTCGTCAAGGACGCTGGGCTTCCATCTGCAGCCCAAG ACGGTGGAGCTGAGGGTGTCCATGCACTGCTACGGCTGCGCCAAGAAAGTTCACAAGCACATCTCAAAGATGGAAG GGGTGACGTGGTTCGAGGTGGATCTGGAGCACAAGAAGGTGGTGGTGACTGGCGATGTGACGCCGCTGGAAGTGCTGCAGAGTGTCTCCAAGGTCAAGCTCGCCCAGCTCTGGATGCCACCCCAACCATGCTAA